Below is a genomic region from Fusarium oxysporum Fo47 chromosome VIII, complete sequence.
GAGGATGAGCCCAAGCTTTCCAAGAAGGAATTGGCGCGTCGAAAAATGCGCGCTGCCTTGGGTCTATCTGAGGAACCTACCAAATCTTCCAAGAACGCCCCCGTAGGCGACATGGAGATTACTTTCACGCCTGCTTTGTCAGAGAGCGCACCAAAGAAGACAGTCGAGGAGGAGACAACAATTGAGAAGTATATCcgaaaggaaaaggagcgaaaggagaagaagcgcgAAGCTGCACGAGCTCGGCGTGCTGGCCAGGACCCTGatgccgaggaggaggaagaggaggctgTCGAGGTTCCTGCAGGCGAGACTGACGACCTTGGATTCGACGACCCCTTCTTCACTGCCGCCGAAGACCCCGCAGCATCTTCCAAGACCTCCATCCGCAAAGCCGACCGTCTCAAGAAGCGCGAAGCCCGCGAAGCCGCCGAGGCCGAAAACAAagcccagaagaagcagctcGAGAAGGTCATGGCCGACGTGGACGTAGACCAAGCTGATCACCTAGACCACTTCGACATGAACGAAATCGTCCGCGCAGAGAAGgccaaaaagaagaagggcaaagCTAAAAAGAAGGCCCTAGCCAAAGAATCCCGCGGCGGTCTGCAGGAGGACTTTAGCAtggatgttgacgatgatcgTTTCAAGGCTGTGTTTGAGAGTCACGAGTATGCTATTGATCCTTCGAATCCCAAGTTCAAGGCTACGGAGGGTATGCAGAAGTTGCTTGAGGAGGGtaggaagaagagaagaaatgCAGAGGGAGGGGATGAGGAGCCTAGAAGTAAGAAGGCTAAAAAAGGACGGAGGTAATGTAATAGATTATGTATATCTGGTTAGATTGGAGTTGGGTTCAAAAGTGGTATTTGATAGCATAAATCATGAAGCATATACTGTTCAGTTCTTCTTTTCTGGCACCGACGCTCAAACATGATCCTCGATACATAAATCTTTCAACATTTCTCATCGCGGTTCTGTAGATCCCATCATCAACGCACTCTATGCATCCAATGGCTTCTGGCCACTCCAAAAATGCATCTTCCCATAAGCATGAACTTTCGGATCCCTCATGGACTGTCTACACTCTGCAAAAAAcacctccatctcatctttaCCCCATCCCAACTGCGGAAAATGCAAATTCCCAATCGCCGGGAAGAATTCCTCACATGCAGTTCGATAATACATGCCCACCAATCTCATGACCCTTACACCATTAGCAACAACTCTCTCCGTAGGTGGTGTGACTTACTTGTCTTTTGGCCATGTCCCATAAGGCAATTTGATAAAATTGTGTTTAATATTAACAAACCCTGCTTCAGCAAGATATTGGCCTCCGAATACAGCGGCGTGTGCGTTTGTTTCGTAGAGAGCGAATGCTTGGAGGATGATTTCTGTGAAGCGTTTCAAGGGCCAATCGTCAGGGATGCTGTTGTCGTCTGTGTGGACTTGGCCATCTACGTCTTGGAGTTCTACCCAAGCACCGGGCTTCATGTTTCTGGTATTATTAGAGGAGTATTGGGCGTAGAAGGGGCGGGCTTACGCATATACTTGCTTGAGGAGGGTTACAGGCGATTTGAGGATTGGGATCATGTTGCGAAGATGAACGAAGTCAAAGTCATCGCCGTTGAGCCATTCGTCTTCGATATCGTCCACATAAAATCTGTACAGGTTAGATTTGAGAATATGTGTATATGTGAGTATGACTTACTTGACGTTTGGAGGTACCCATGTCGGTTGTATTGGACTTAGATCCAATCCCAATACTTCAGCACTCGGATATTTCTCACCAACTAACACCATTAGCATCATTCCCTGTCACTCATTCTCTTCACATACTCTCAATAGCCCAAATCCCCGTACCAGTCCCCAAATCCGCTATCCTCTGCGGATTCTCACGAACCGGCGCATAAAATAACCGTCCATCTGTGGCTTCCAACATCATCGCATGAAGCATATCTTCACGATTCTGCTCCGCCTCATCGTTCGGTAAGGGATATCGGCCATGGCGATAACGGTGATATCGACGACCGTTTTGATAGCTGTGTTCGAGAATACTGGAGCTtatggatgttgaggaggagcgAAGACTTGAAGAATCTTCGGGATCAAAGTCGCTAGCGGAGAATTCACCGTCTTCGTCGCTGCCGCCGGCTTCGATTACTGCGTTGCCATGTAAGAGGCCTTGGTTATCATCAGGGGTTGGGTCTGTATCTGGAGTGGTGTTAGTTGTCATACGATTGTCTTGTGCGACTCATTTCATCTGTCTTCTGACTCTTTCAATCTCAACTAGACATTCACTATCCACTCAATGCCCCAACGTGAATGTCATCCTCATACCTTGTTCATCATGCCCCGCCGGATCTGACTTTTCCTGTAATGGAGGACTACTCCTCGGGCTCGCCCTTTTACCTTCTGTATCGTGAGCACCCATGTCTTTGCCGTTTCTCTTCCAACTATCACAATGCGCCTCGACTCCTCGGGACAACATCTAGTATAAATACTCCCTCACTCGATGAGGGGGAGAGAACAAAAATCACGAGAATATGCACAACCGGATACAACATCCAATTAAAGACCCCCACAAAGATGGCCTGTTTTGCTTCTTCCACTGCAAATGTGACAGGTTCCAAAAGACGAGAGACAAGTGGGAAGAAGGCCCTTAAACATGATAAATTGCGTAATATCTCAACTTACACTGACGAAACAGGATAGCCCTCCCGTACGTCGCTCATCTTGACTTGCCCGTTTACGCAGAAGCTATAGAGCATCCTTTGGAATTTTCTCTTTGGCAATTCTGACGTCCTCGGCGCTGCAAGACTAGTGCCTGATCTGGACCCCTTGGCGTAGAGAACATGCCAGTCGACACGGCACGAGCGAGGTACTCTCCATGGTTAGATAGATTCGGGGTTTGACTTGATGTCCGAGATTTTCGCATTCGAGTAATTTATGGAGATGGTGGAGTTACTGGCGTGAGTGTTTGAAGCGATATCTCGGGTGTGGAAATAGAGTTGGCGAGATCGGGGGATAGATCTGACGGGGAGAAGCGAATGCTGGGGTATGAGTTACAGTATCCTAGCTTGGATTTGAAGGTGAAGGTCACTGGATTGGGTATTCATGTCGGCGTTTTCTTGTCGTTTGCTGATATGTCACTATAATTGGTTACAATGCACGCGGTTGGTGATATTGCAGCATGGCTGAGACAGTTCAAATGTTTGCACTTCGAGTGAGAGTTGACCATTCAGCAGAAAATGGCAGGGATAACTGCACCCGAAATCCTGGGTCTGGACCGAGCAAAAGACGTAGGTGCAAGCTACCTAATTTTACGAGATTCCATTAAAGTGGTTAATCAAGCCAAGGCGCAAATAGGCATCAACAGCTCATGACTCTTTAAGTTGTTTGCATAGCGAAGATGTTTTGTGAAACTGACTCAAATACAGGCCTCCAATAAAACTCGATCTGTATCAAGGCCATTTCAGAACCGCCATCTGCATCGAGTTATTTATGGACATTTCACCAGCATGACCGTATTACAATGCCAGTGTTCCCCTCCTCATACGCACATATGCACATGCAGTGCATATTGCGCGTTTACGATAAATACCAATGCATTGCCCTGCAAGTGTGAGTGAGCGAGTGAAGCTCCTTGGTTGGCAGCAGTGTATGATAGAGATAAGAGATCTGTCCGCGTGATGGTGAAAAAGGGTGGGATATCCCGCACGATCCGGTTCTCTAGCTGCCGTTTCCGTCTGATAATCACAACACCAAGTCAAAAGTCGCGATACTAAGACTTGACCGATCAAGTGAACTCTTTGAATGCAGTTAGAGTGGTAGACTTGTAGAGGCAAGGCTGGCTAGTTTGT
It encodes:
- a CDS encoding methyltransferase domain-containing protein, which translates into the protein MTTNTTPDTDPTPDDNQGLLHGNAVIEAGGSDEDGEFSASDFDPEDSSSLRSSSTSISSSILEHSYQNGRRYHRYRHGRYPLPNDEAEQNREDMLHAMMLEATDGRLFYAPVRENPQRIADLGTGTGIWAIEIGEKYPSAEVLGLDLSPIQPTWVPPNVKFYVDDIEDEWLNGDDFDFVHLRNMIPILKSPVTLLKQVYANMKPGAWVELQDVDGQVHTDDNSIPDDWPLKRFTEIILQAFALYETNAHAAVFGGQYLAEAGFVNIKHNFIKLPYGTWPKDKVMRLVGMYYRTACEEFFPAIGNLHFPQLGWGKDEMEVFFAECRQSMRDPKVHAYGKMHFWSGQKPLDA